From one Plasmodium knowlesi strain H genome assembly, chromosome: 11 genomic stretch:
- a CDS encoding 6-pyruvoyltetrahydropterin synthase, putative, translating to MNPHQVNPSDQIAELVVESPHFSFNCAHFIAFKGFRETLHGHNYNVSLKLRGYIQQDGYVIDFSILKEKLKRVCKQLDHHFILPMYSDVLNIQMLEDNFKIICEDKSEYSFPKRDCVQIPIKHSSTEEIGLYILNKIIEELGLPFLKARSVNYMEVTVSESPTQKATVHRNI from the coding sequence ATGAACCCCCATCAAGTTAACCCCAGTGATCAGATAGCAGAACTGGTAGTGGAGTCTCCCCATTTTTCGTTCAACTGCGCACACTTTATTGCGTTTAAAGGATTCAGAGAAACATTGCATGGTCATAATTATAATGTGTCCTTAAAACTAAGGGGATATATACAACAAGATGGATATGTAATCgacttctccattttgaaagaaaaacttaaaaGGGTTTGCAAACAGTTGGATCATCATTTCATTCTGCCAATGTATAGTGATGTTCTAAACATACAAATGTTGGAGGATAATTTCAAAATTATATGTGAAGATAAATCCGAATATTCCTTTCCCAAAAGAGACTGTGTGCAAATTCCTATCAAGCATTCCTCCACAGAAGAAATAGGGCTCTAtattttaaacaaaataatagAGGAATTAGGCTTGCCATTTTTAAAGGCACGCAGTGTTAACTACATGGAGGTAACCGTGAGTGAATCCCCAACGCAAAAGGCAACGGTTCACAGGAACATTTGA
- a CDS encoding ribonuclease P protein subunit p29, putative — protein sequence MEEDTSRGNSKRRKTNDNSNANYTLLPKNINWLSGNDASNNHSKQLPQQNEKAKKNVLSASSRNNSQNLSHVNTKSNANQDVSYPSMKRNSSNIQLNNSKRNCTSDLSKDQGHPFLKRYPGRSIYVDHGEMRNYANQHSKIFLKNSLKNTYADNTGRNRNPKQKQNKVGLSSNEYTNYKVTTENTTSYDHAKKLNYMWNIYVDELLSLTNTEELPQDTINDMELNGAEIEIHKSRCASYIGIKGIIILETQNAFKIVTPKNKVLIVLKNKTVFILTIKDKQYYLHGVQLLRDPALKSSKKYKVLQNRAI from the exons ATGGAAGAAGACACATCAAGGGGAAATtccaaaaggaggaagacaaaCGACAACAGTAATGCTAATTATACTTTGCTTCCTAAAAACATAAATTGGCTAAGTGGAAATGACGCAAGTAATAACCATTCTAAGCAGCTCCCTCAGCAGAATGAGAaggcaaagaaaaatgtgctATCCGCATCAAGTCGTAATAATTCTCAGAACCTGTCCCATGTTAATACAAAGTCAAATGCAAACCAAGATGTGTCATACCCGAGTATGAAGCGCAATTCTAGCAACATCCAACTGAACAACAGTAAAAGAAACTGTACCAGTGATCTATCAAAAGATCAAGGTCATCCATTTTTGAAGAGATATCCGGGAAGATCCATATATGTCGATCATGGCGAAATG AGGAACTACGCAAATCAGCACAGTAAAATATTTCTCAAAAACAGCTTAAAAAATACCTATGCAGACAATACAGGTAGAAATAGAAACCCTAAACAGAAGCAAAACAAAGTGGGCCTCTCATCAAATGAATACACAAATTATAAAGTTACAACGGAGAATACAACATCATATGATCATGCAAAGAAGCTAAACTACATGTGGAATATTTACGTGGACGAATTGCTCAGTTTGACAAACACAGAAGAATTACCCCAGGACACAATTAATGACATGGAATTGAATGGAGCAGAAATTGAAATACATAAATCTCGTTGTGCATCATATATTGGGATCAAAGGGATAATAATCCTGGAAACGCAAAAT GCATTCAAAATAGTAACCCCcaagaataaggtcttaatAGTGCTGAAAAACAAAACCGTATTTATCCTTACCATAAAGGATAAGCAGTATTACCTACACGGCGTCCAGCTACTCCGTGACCCTGCCTTAAAATCATCGAAGAAGTACAAAGTGCTCCAGAACAGggctatttaa